In Psychrobacter ciconiae, the following are encoded in one genomic region:
- a CDS encoding M48 family metallopeptidase yields MKKTLLTALMATSLSTVALTGCSSTTGSGAIGVDRQQLLLVSSEQVLQLSQQSYNKSLQEARARGVLDTNAAQVTRLRNIANRLVAQTGVYRPDAQKWNWEVHTIKSNDLNAFVLPGGKVMFYTGIIDRLSLSNDEIAAIMGHEMAHALREHSRERLSREYATQTGIGVAAGIFGLSQNQAQLAGLAGDLGLSRPHSRTQEAEADDMGLELMARAGYNPQAAITLWQKMQRASQGEPPQFLSTHPSSNNRIAQLQSLMPKVMPLYQKARR; encoded by the coding sequence AAAAAACACTTTTAACGGCGCTGATGGCGACCTCCCTATCAACAGTGGCGTTGACGGGCTGTTCAAGCACGACAGGATCGGGCGCTATCGGGGTTGATCGTCAGCAGCTGCTTTTGGTATCAAGTGAGCAGGTGCTGCAACTGTCTCAGCAAAGCTATAATAAAAGCCTGCAAGAGGCGCGAGCTCGTGGGGTTTTGGATACCAATGCAGCTCAAGTCACCCGCCTAAGAAATATCGCCAACCGCTTGGTGGCACAAACCGGCGTTTATCGTCCGGACGCGCAAAAGTGGAACTGGGAAGTTCATACCATCAAATCGAATGACTTAAACGCCTTTGTTTTGCCGGGTGGTAAAGTGATGTTTTATACCGGAATCATTGACCGCTTAAGCTTAAGTAATGATGAAATCGCGGCGATTATGGGGCATGAAATGGCGCACGCCTTGCGTGAGCACTCGCGTGAACGCCTATCGCGTGAATATGCCACCCAAACCGGCATCGGCGTTGCGGCAGGCATCTTTGGCTTATCACAAAACCAAGCCCAGTTGGCAGGGCTTGCAGGAGACTTGGGGCTGAGCCGACCACACAGCCGGACTCAAGAAGCCGAAGCCGATGACATGGGGCTTGAGTTGATGGCGCGCGCCGGCTATAACCCACAAGCTGCCATTACCCTTTGGCAAAAAATGCAGCGCGCAAGCCAAGGCGAGCCGCCACAATTTTTGAGTACGCACCCAAGCAGCAACAACCGCATCGCCCAGTTGCAATCGCTCATGCCAAAAGTTATGCCGCTGTATCAAAAAGCGCGCCGCTGA
- a CDS encoding BolA family protein, with amino-acid sequence MIEPAQAPVACALNDALKALSPTHIDIVNESMNHAGYFDGKESHFKLTIVSPDFANKRLVARHQLVYAAAAPLLTTQGGNIHALAIHAFSPDEWQNQDIPSPNCAGKNV; translated from the coding sequence ATGATTGAACCCGCCCAAGCTCCGGTCGCCTGCGCTTTAAATGACGCGCTAAAAGCGTTATCGCCGACTCATATAGACATTGTCAACGAATCGATGAACCATGCCGGTTATTTTGACGGCAAAGAAAGCCATTTTAAATTGACCATCGTGAGCCCCGACTTTGCCAATAAGCGTTTGGTGGCACGTCATCAACTGGTTTACGCGGCAGCCGCTCCCCTATTGACCACTCAAGGCGGCAATATCCACGCGCTTGCCATCCACGCGTTTAGCCCTGATGAGTGGCAAAACCAAGACATCCCAAGCCCCAACTGCGCCGGAAAAAACGTCTAA
- a CDS encoding SirB2 family protein gives MKHLHMLLAVVVIALFIYQSFLVLSKTSRAARSVKIANHIVYALILVSGGVLLIQLLSAQAPIQWVIAKLALFIAAISASLKAFKPTATISQSRAGIFIAAVAYVGIVILAVIKPANLF, from the coding sequence ATGAAACATCTTCATATGCTGCTTGCCGTGGTGGTGATTGCGCTATTTATTTATCAAAGCTTTTTGGTGCTTAGCAAAACATCACGAGCCGCCCGCTCAGTCAAAATCGCCAACCATATCGTTTACGCGCTGATTTTAGTAAGTGGTGGCGTGCTGCTCATTCAGTTGTTAAGTGCTCAAGCGCCCATCCAATGGGTGATTGCCAAACTCGCGCTATTTATCGCTGCCATTAGCGCAAGCTTAAAAGCATTTAAACCGACCGCAACCATCTCACAAAGCCGAGCAGGGATTTTTATTGCGGCGGTGGCTTACGTTGGTATTGTGATTTTGGCAGTGATCAAGCCTGCAAACTTATTCTAA
- a CDS encoding thioredoxin family protein, protein MTISSYHLVCNHCYSTNRIPNDKLSAHPNCGKCHATLLDGTVHELSGQSVQKVVLKNEVLTIIDFWASWCQPCLMMAPQFKNAASQLPQVVFAKLQTDKFEQAAMPFNIRSLPTMVAFKNSKEVARQSGALPAAQIVQWVQSLNQS, encoded by the coding sequence ATGACCATATCAAGCTACCATTTAGTTTGTAACCACTGCTATAGTACCAACCGCATTCCTAATGACAAGTTGAGTGCTCATCCAAACTGCGGAAAATGTCATGCCACTTTGCTTGATGGCACGGTTCATGAGCTGTCAGGACAAAGCGTTCAAAAGGTTGTTTTAAAAAATGAAGTGTTGACCATTATCGACTTTTGGGCAAGTTGGTGTCAACCGTGCCTGATGATGGCGCCGCAATTTAAAAACGCTGCCAGTCAATTGCCGCAAGTGGTCTTTGCCAAATTGCAAACGGATAAGTTTGAACAAGCCGCGATGCCTTTTAACATTCGCAGCTTGCCGACGATGGTGGCTTTCAAAAATAGCAAGGAGGTCGCGCGGCAATCAGGTGCGCTTCCTGCTGCCCAAATCGTCCAATGGGTGCAAAGCTTAAACCAAAGCTAA
- a CDS encoding MBL fold metallo-hydrolase translates to MIVHSFLHQDSKTFSHLLVADPDGGKQVCAVIDPVLDFNANSGSTGTQSIDQIIAMIGAKNLQLEFIMETHAHADHLSGASYLKQSLGGKIVIGKQITQVQKIFKQIYNLDTSFRTDASQFDVLLEDGDTLTLGNITINAMAVPGHTPADLAYLATDNHKQVAFVGDTLFAPDVGTARCDFPGGDAATLFDSIQKLLSLPEDTTLYLCHDYPPNDRPACPTSSVSEQKQHNIHVKQGVTKQQFVEMREARDRTLDMPQLIIPSVQVNIAAGNLPNPEENGIRYLKLPLNAFGKNS, encoded by the coding sequence GTGATTGTTCATTCATTTTTGCATCAAGATAGTAAGACTTTTTCGCATTTATTGGTGGCAGATCCTGATGGCGGTAAACAAGTCTGTGCAGTTATCGATCCTGTTTTGGACTTTAATGCCAATTCAGGCAGCACGGGGACTCAAAGTATCGATCAAATCATTGCAATGATTGGGGCAAAAAACCTTCAGCTTGAGTTTATTATGGAAACGCACGCTCATGCCGATCATTTGTCAGGAGCAAGCTATTTAAAACAAAGCCTTGGCGGCAAAATCGTCATTGGTAAGCAAATCACACAAGTACAAAAAATATTTAAGCAGATTTATAACTTAGATACAAGTTTTCGCACAGACGCCAGTCAATTTGATGTGTTGCTTGAAGATGGCGACACGCTAACTTTGGGCAATATTACCATTAACGCCATGGCAGTGCCGGGTCATACACCGGCAGACTTAGCTTACTTAGCAACTGACAATCATAAACAAGTCGCTTTTGTTGGTGATACTTTGTTTGCGCCTGACGTCGGCACCGCACGTTGCGACTTTCCAGGCGGCGATGCAGCCACCTTGTTTGACTCCATTCAAAAGTTATTGTCACTGCCAGAGGATACAACGCTGTACTTGTGTCACGATTATCCACCTAACGACCGCCCAGCTTGTCCAACATCAAGTGTTAGCGAGCAAAAACAACACAACATTCATGTAAAACAGGGCGTGACCAAGCAGCAGTTTGTCGAGATGCGTGAAGCTCGCGACCGGACACTAGATATGCCGCAACTGATTATCCCGTCAGTCCAAGTTAATATTGCTGCCGGAAACTTACCTAATCCTGAAGAAAACGGCATTCGTTACTTAAAACTACCGCTCAACGCTTTTGGCAAAAACAGTTAA
- a CDS encoding ArsR/SmtB family transcription factor yields MKPSLSVNIQELSGAQPSQVTMTQKAANGDEMSEQSNANPQAGKLVASDLASQMQASATKASQLLKSLSHPDRLLLLCQLTQGEYCVGELESLVGVGQPSLSQQLGILRKDKLVTTRREGKQIYYSIASDDALAVLQLLYERFCGSKGALADS; encoded by the coding sequence TTGAAACCTTCGCTATCCGTCAATATTCAAGAGCTTTCAGGAGCTCAGCCAAGTCAGGTTACGATGACACAAAAAGCGGCAAACGGTGATGAGATGTCAGAGCAAAGCAATGCCAACCCCCAAGCTGGCAAATTAGTGGCAAGCGATTTGGCAAGCCAAATGCAGGCGTCAGCTACCAAAGCCAGTCAGCTGCTAAAATCGCTGTCACATCCTGACCGCTTGCTGCTTTTATGCCAGCTCACGCAAGGTGAATACTGCGTGGGTGAGCTTGAAAGTCTGGTGGGCGTGGGTCAGCCAAGCTTGTCACAGCAGCTTGGTATTTTACGCAAAGACAAGCTTGTCACCACGCGCCGTGAGGGCAAGCAGATTTACTATAGCATTGCCAGCGATGATGCTTTGGCAGTTTTACAGCTGCTTTATGAGCGTTTTTGCGGATCAAAAGGTGCTTTGGCAGACTCGTAA
- a CDS encoding SulP family inorganic anion transporter: protein MSFSAARLIPDWLTKYPLKNLPTDLVAGLVVGFVVVPQSLGYAVLAGLPAEYGLYSAIVPVLVYAWLGSSSVQAIGPVAITAIMTASSLHGYADKGAAQYALMASLLALMVGVFLFAAGRLKLGWIMQFISRGVSAGFVSGAAVLIFISQLKYITAIPVSGNNIIGYLASLERNLSHWHPLTLLLGVTMLGLMIANRYGSPWVWQSWLPKSKAIWAERLFPLALLIIAIALSLTFHWQDKGVATIGAIPQGLPKLTLPYLPNFHEILNLLPTAGLMALIAFVSSSSVASTYARLRGEVFDANKELTGLGLANMSGAFFQSFAVAGGFSRTAINVDSGAKSPIASVMTVVIMVLALVLFSNTLAPLPYALLGATIMASIIGLIDFKTLQAAWQRDRLDAASFLAAFFGVLILGLNSGLIIGLMVSFASLIWQSSKPHVAVVGQLAGTSHFRNINRHDVITFTNLLLLRIDESLFFGNSEAVHKWVIQTSRRYPEACEVVLIMTAVNHIDLTAQEMLTTLNQELLANQKRLHFSFIKGPIMDNIHDTPLITDLSGSVFMSTMEAVETLQHPKPST from the coding sequence ATGAGCTTTTCTGCTGCGCGACTTATTCCAGATTGGCTGACAAAGTATCCGCTTAAAAACTTGCCAACTGATTTGGTGGCGGGGCTTGTGGTCGGTTTTGTGGTGGTTCCGCAAAGCCTAGGGTATGCTGTGCTTGCAGGACTTCCGGCAGAATATGGCTTATATTCCGCCATTGTTCCGGTGCTGGTTTATGCTTGGCTTGGCTCGAGCAGTGTTCAAGCTATAGGTCCTGTTGCCATTACTGCGATTATGACTGCAAGCAGCCTTCATGGTTATGCTGATAAAGGCGCGGCGCAATACGCGCTGATGGCAAGTTTGCTGGCGCTGATGGTGGGTGTGTTTTTGTTCGCTGCAGGACGGCTCAAGCTTGGCTGGATCATGCAGTTTATCAGCCGCGGCGTGTCAGCTGGATTTGTCAGCGGCGCGGCGGTGCTGATTTTTATCAGTCAGCTAAAGTACATCACCGCCATTCCGGTCAGTGGCAATAACATTATTGGCTATTTGGCAAGTCTTGAGCGCAACCTTTCGCATTGGCATCCGCTAACACTACTCCTTGGGGTGACCATGCTTGGGCTGATGATTGCCAATCGCTATGGCAGTCCGTGGGTCTGGCAATCGTGGCTGCCTAAGTCCAAAGCCATTTGGGCGGAGCGTTTATTTCCCTTAGCCCTTCTCATCATTGCCATTGCCTTAAGCCTCACTTTTCACTGGCAGGATAAAGGGGTTGCCACCATCGGTGCCATTCCGCAAGGCTTGCCAAAACTTACCTTACCTTATCTGCCAAACTTTCACGAAATCCTTAATTTGCTTCCGACCGCCGGATTGATGGCGCTGATTGCCTTTGTGTCTAGCAGCTCTGTTGCCAGTACCTACGCCAGACTTCGCGGTGAGGTTTTCGATGCCAACAAAGAGCTGACGGGGCTGGGTCTTGCCAACATGAGCGGCGCTTTTTTTCAAAGCTTTGCTGTGGCAGGCGGTTTTTCGCGAACCGCCATCAACGTCGATTCGGGAGCAAAATCGCCCATTGCTAGCGTCATGACCGTGGTTATTATGGTGCTTGCGCTTGTTTTATTTAGCAATACTTTAGCCCCGCTGCCCTATGCGCTGCTTGGGGCGACGATTATGGCATCCATTATTGGGCTGATCGATTTTAAAACCCTTCAGGCAGCTTGGCAGCGCGACCGCTTAGATGCTGCCAGCTTTTTGGCGGCGTTTTTTGGGGTGTTGATATTAGGATTAAATTCTGGGCTGATTATTGGTCTGATGGTCTCGTTTGCCAGTTTGATTTGGCAGTCGAGCAAGCCGCATGTCGCGGTAGTCGGTCAACTTGCCGGAACGAGCCACTTTCGCAATATCAACCGTCATGACGTCATCACCTTTACCAATTTGCTGCTGCTGCGAATTGATGAAAGCTTATTTTTTGGCAACAGCGAAGCGGTTCATAAGTGGGTGATTCAGACCAGCCGCCGCTACCCTGAGGCTTGTGAGGTTGTGCTGATTATGACGGCGGTCAATCATATTGATTTGACGGCTCAAGAGATGCTCACCACTTTAAATCAAGAACTGCTTGCCAATCAAAAACGGCTGCATTTTAGCTTTATTAAAGGTCCTATTATGGACAATATTCATGACACGCCGCTCATTACAGACTTGTCCGGCTCAGTATTTATGAGCACGATGGAAGCCGTCGAGACTTTGCAACACCCAAAACCGTCTACTTAA